Proteins encoded together in one Miscanthus floridulus cultivar M001 chromosome 16, ASM1932011v1, whole genome shotgun sequence window:
- the LOC136511957 gene encoding protein phosphatase 2C 50-like, whose amino-acid sequence MAAAAAICVDDEAASAAAECAPGTEKLDLAAAGAGAGGKRSVYLMDCAPVWGCASTRGRSAEMEDACAAAPRFADVPVRLLASRRDLDGLGLDADALRLPAHLFGVFDGHGGAEVANYCRERLQVLLRQELRLLGKDLGETSEVDMKEHWDELFTRCFQRLDDEVSGQASRLVGGVQESRPVAAENVGSTAVVAVVCSSHVVVANCGDSRVVLCRGKEPVELSIDHKPDRKDERARIEALGGKVIQWNGYRVSGILAMSRSIGDRYLKPFVVPKPEVTVFPRAKDDDCLILASDGLWDVVTNEEACKVARRQIQMWHKNNSVTSSLCDGSDESTDPAAQAAADYLMRLALKKGTEDNITVIVVDLKPRKKLKSNP is encoded by the exons atggcggcggcggcggcgatctgcGTGGATGACGAGGCGGCCTCCGCCGCCGCGGAATGCGCGCCGGGGACCGAGAAGCTGGATCTcgctgccgccggcgccggcgccggcggcaagaGGAGCGTCTACCTCATGGACTGCGCGCCGGTCTGGGGCTGCGCGTCCACGCGCGGCCGCAGCGCCGAGATGGAGGACGCCTGCGCCGCGGCCCCGCGCTTCGCCGACGTGCCGGTGCGCCTGCTCGCCAGCCGCCGCGACCTCGACGGCCTGGGCCTCGACGCTGACGCGCTCCGCCTGCCGGCGCACCTGTTCGGCGTCTTTGACGGCCACGGCGGCGCCGAG GTGGCCAACTACTGCCGGGAGAGGCTGCAGGTGCTGTTGCGGCAGGAGCTGAGGCTACTCGGCAAGGATTTGGGGGAGACGAGCGAGGTGGACATGAAGGAGCACTGGGACGAGCTGTTCACCAGGTGTTTCCAGAGGCTGGATGACGAGGTGTCAGGGCAGGCGAGCAGGCTCGTCGGTGGCGTCCAGGAGTCACGGCCGGTGGCTGCCGAGAACGTGGGCTCGACTGCGGTTGTCGCTGTAGTGTGCTCGTCCCATGTGGTGGTCGCCAACTGCGGGGATTCGCGGGTCGTCCTCTGCCGTGGAAAAGAGCCCGTAGAGCTGTCGATTGATCACAAG CCTGACAGGAAGGATGAGCGGGCGAGGATTGAGGCCCTGGGAGGCAAGGTCATCCAATGGAACGGCTACCGGGTCTCCGGTATACTTGCTATGTCAAGATCGATTG GGGACCGGTATTTGAAACCATTCGTCGTTCCAAAACCAGAAGTTACGGTCTTTCCTAGGGCGAAAGATGACGACTGCCTCATTCTTGCAAGTGATGGATTGTGGGATGTAGTGACGAATGAAGAGGCATGCAAAGTTGCGCGTCGGCAAATCCAAATGTGGCACAAGAACAATAGTGTCACATCATCATTGTGTGATGGAAGTGATGAATCCACTGATCCTGCTGCACAAGCCGCTGCTGATTATCTTATGAGGCTTGCACTGAAGAAGGGTACTGAGGACAATATCACTGtaattgtggttgacttgaaacCTCGAAAGAAGCTCAAGAGCAACCCATAA